In Paenibacillus guangzhouensis, a single window of DNA contains:
- a CDS encoding GTP pyrophosphokinase produces the protein MKIPSNLEHLICKIEQWNQVPTLYQLALKELENKMKVIETEWKMRDGYCPIEHTKTRIKSVNSIIKKLERKGIGVTIENAITQIFDVAGMRIVCAFVNDIYMILEHLKERNDLRIIEIKDYIANPKPNGYQSLHVILQVPLVLFEDTCWINVEIQLRTLAMDFWASMEHIIFYKYDKEVPPHVLQELTNVALAADDLDKKMFALRKEVQSYSVTQIEAEEPSKPMSVRDLFFDTNDA, from the coding sequence ATGAAGATTCCGAGCAACCTCGAACATCTCATCTGCAAGATCGAACAATGGAACCAGGTTCCGACATTGTACCAGCTCGCGCTCAAGGAGCTTGAGAATAAAATGAAGGTCATCGAAACCGAATGGAAAATGCGCGATGGCTACTGCCCGATTGAACATACGAAGACGAGGATCAAGTCCGTCAACAGTATTATTAAGAAGCTGGAGCGCAAAGGCATCGGTGTGACGATCGAGAACGCCATCACCCAGATTTTCGATGTCGCAGGCATGCGCATCGTCTGTGCCTTCGTGAACGACATCTATATGATTCTCGAACATCTCAAAGAGCGAAATGACCTTCGCATTATCGAGATCAAAGACTATATCGCGAATCCGAAGCCCAATGGCTACCAGAGTCTGCATGTCATTCTGCAAGTACCGCTTGTCTTATTTGAAGACACCTGCTGGATTAACGTAGAAATTCAGCTCCGTACCCTTGCGATGGATTTCTGGGCCAGCATGGAGCATATCATTTTCTATAAATACGATAAGGAAGTGCCTCCTCACGTACTGCAGGAGCTTACGAACGTAGCGCTCGCCGCAGACGATCTCGACAAGAAAATGTTCGCGCTTCGCAAGGAAGTGCAGTCCTACAGCGTGACGCAGATTGAAGCGGAAGAACCATCCAAGCCGATGTCCGTTCGCGACCTATTTTTCGACACAAACGACGCATAG
- a CDS encoding FkbM family methyltransferase, whose amino-acid sequence MHGLYIGNGKMLVQAAYGGLLTMSSKDLSLMPTLVTTGATELPLTHYMMQTVTAGQTVVDVGANIGYFTVLASLLAGSQGKVIGLEANPEVYTLLRDNLAMNWLTDQATVYPYAAFSKAGTIPFYVSAKFQGDSSIQQRTQNEQIKGQHTKIEVQAIPLDTLLADVKTVDFLKIDIEGGEYHALLGMIGSMSAKKIKQMAFEWNPAMLGEDAPRLAALLIGLEEEQRASLHVLDDQGKLHACRARDITNASSYPYGIVKW is encoded by the coding sequence ATGCACGGACTCTATATTGGCAACGGGAAAATGCTCGTTCAAGCCGCGTATGGCGGACTACTCACGATGTCTTCGAAGGATTTGAGCTTAATGCCGACCTTAGTGACGACAGGTGCAACAGAGCTGCCGTTGACGCACTATATGATGCAGACGGTAACGGCAGGACAGACAGTCGTCGATGTCGGGGCCAATATTGGGTATTTTACGGTTCTGGCATCGCTGCTGGCCGGATCCCAAGGGAAGGTGATTGGTCTTGAGGCCAATCCGGAGGTGTATACGCTGTTACGTGATAATCTGGCGATGAATTGGTTAACCGACCAAGCAACCGTATATCCGTATGCGGCTTTTTCGAAGGCCGGCACCATTCCATTCTATGTCTCTGCGAAATTCCAAGGGGATTCATCCATCCAGCAGCGAACTCAGAATGAGCAAATCAAAGGACAGCACACGAAGATTGAGGTTCAAGCGATCCCACTGGATACGCTGCTCGCGGATGTGAAGACCGTGGATTTCCTGAAGATCGATATTGAGGGCGGTGAATATCACGCTTTGCTCGGCATGATAGGGAGTATGAGCGCGAAGAAGATCAAACAAATGGCATTCGAGTGGAACCCGGCCATGCTCGGGGAAGACGCGCCTCGGCTGGCCGCGTTATTGATTGGCTTAGAGGAAGAGCAGAGGGCGTCGCTCCATGTGCTCGACGATCAAGGCAAACTACATGCCTGCCGGGCGAGAGACATTACGAATGCGTCGTCTTATCCCTATGGAATCGTGAAGTGGTAG
- a CDS encoding nucleoside permease, translating into MGIKLNLKVMVFLQFFIWGAWLVTFGSYMINTLGFTGSEVGIVYSSKGLAAVIMPSLVGIIADRWVKANRLYGILHLLGAIALFTAAHVSDPNLMFWVMLFNAMVYMPTMALSNTISYFSLEKIGLDTAKDFPSIRVFGTVGFIFALWLISLLGLELSNIQLYIAAGASVLLSLQSLTLPDCPTSKVKKNKSWVSMLGLDAFVLFKKKKMAIFFLFAMLLGASLQITNTFGNPFLHDFAKNPEFTDSLVVKYPAILSSIAQFSEVFFILAIPFFLRRFGIKKVMLISMIAWTLRFSLFAFGDPSPFGFTLLLLSMIVYGCAFDFFNISGAIFVEKEVDSSIRASAQGLFMTMVNGVGAYVGSILSGKVVDYFTVDGVKDWKTIWLIFGSYTLVLAIVFAISFRYKHDREEMKHVTASH; encoded by the coding sequence ATGGGGATTAAGTTAAATCTCAAAGTCATGGTATTTCTGCAGTTTTTCATTTGGGGCGCGTGGCTCGTTACGTTTGGCTCCTATATGATCAATACATTGGGTTTTACGGGTTCAGAAGTAGGGATCGTATACAGCTCTAAAGGGCTTGCTGCGGTCATTATGCCCAGCTTGGTCGGCATTATCGCTGATCGTTGGGTGAAGGCCAATCGCCTGTACGGTATTCTTCACCTATTAGGCGCGATCGCGTTGTTCACAGCGGCACATGTATCGGATCCGAACCTAATGTTCTGGGTCATGTTATTTAATGCGATGGTCTACATGCCGACAATGGCGTTATCGAATACGATTTCTTATTTCAGCTTGGAGAAAATCGGGCTGGATACAGCGAAGGACTTTCCGTCGATTCGCGTGTTTGGTACGGTAGGATTTATTTTTGCGCTATGGTTGATCAGCCTATTGGGTCTAGAGCTCAGTAATATTCAGCTTTACATTGCGGCGGGAGCTTCCGTACTGCTATCCCTGCAATCGCTTACGCTTCCGGATTGCCCAACGTCCAAGGTGAAAAAGAACAAATCGTGGGTGAGTATGCTTGGGCTCGATGCTTTTGTTCTATTTAAGAAAAAGAAGATGGCGATCTTCTTCTTATTCGCGATGCTGCTCGGCGCTTCGCTCCAGATCACGAATACATTCGGTAACCCATTCCTGCATGATTTTGCGAAAAATCCGGAATTTACAGACAGCCTCGTTGTCAAATATCCAGCGATTCTATCGTCCATTGCGCAGTTCTCAGAAGTATTCTTCATCCTTGCGATCCCATTCTTCTTACGTCGATTCGGGATTAAGAAAGTGATGCTGATCAGTATGATCGCGTGGACTTTGCGCTTTTCACTCTTTGCTTTTGGCGACCCGTCGCCTTTTGGATTCACGTTGTTGCTCTTATCCATGATCGTGTACGGTTGTGCATTTGATTTCTTCAATATCTCCGGTGCGATCTTCGTGGAGAAGGAAGTGGATTCCAGTATCCGGGCAAGCGCGCAAGGTTTGTTCATGACGATGGTCAACGGCGTCGGCGCCTATGTCGGCTCGATTCTTAGCGGTAAAGTCGTTGACTATTTCACCGTGGACGGCGTCAAGGATTGGAAGACGATTTGGCTTATCTTCGGATCATATACGCTCGTGCTCGCAATTGTGTTCGCGATCAGCTTCCGATACAAGCATGATCGTGAGGAAATGAAGCATGTGACGGCAAGTCATTAA